Within Planctomycetota bacterium, the genomic segment CTGTCCGGCCATGTCGAACGCCCCGGCTGCTACGAGGCTCCGCTCGGGATCACGGCCCGGCAACTCATCGACGGCCATGGCGGCGGCGTGTGGAAGGGGCGGAAAGCGAAGGCGGTGATCCCCGGCGGGATCTCGATGGGGCTGATGACCGAAAGCGAGCTCGACACGCCGCTCGATTTCGCCGGACCGGGAAGGGTCGGGTGCCTGGGGCTGGGAACGGCGGCAGTGGTCGTGATCGACGACCAGACGAGCATCGTCGACGTGCTCCACAATTCGGCCCGGTTCTTCGCCCACGAGTCGTGCGGCCAGTGCACCCCCTGCCGCGAGGGCACGAGCTGGTCGCTGCGGATCCTCGAGCGGATCCGCGCCGGCAAGGGAAGGCTGGCCGACCTCGATCTGCTCCTCGAGATGGGCAACACGATGGGGATGATGCCCGGCTCGACGATCTGCGGGCTCGCCGACGGCGCCGCCTGGCCGATGAAGAACGCGATCAAGAAGTTCCGCGGCGAGTTCGAGGACTCCATCCGACGCACCAATCCCTCGGGCTGGATGGTCACCGATCCCGTTCCCGCCCTGCAGATCGTGGGAGCCCACTGATGCCGACCGTCATCGTCGATGGACGGGAGATCGAGATCGGGGCCCACGAGCGCCTCAACTGCATCGAGGCCGCGCGCCGGGCCGGCACCGAGATCCCCCACTACTGCTGGCACCCCGGGCTGTCGGTCGTCGCCAGCTGCCGGATGTGCCTCGTCGAGACCGGCTCGCGCGACGCCGCCACGGGCAAGATCACGATGGTGCCCAAGCTCGTCCCCGGCTGCCAGACGCCGGCCAAGGACGGCACCGTGATCGTCACCGACAGCCCGCTGGTGCGTGAGAGCCGGGCGCGGGTCGAGGAAGCGCTGCTCATCGATCACCCGATCGATTGCCCGATCTGCGACAAGGCCGGGGAGTGCCTCCTCCAGGACTACCACTTCCAGCACGGCCAGCCGCAGCGGCGCGCCGATCTCCAGCCGTTCCACAGCCGGCGGCGCGACGTCGGCCCGACGGTCACACTGTTCGTCGATCGCTGCATCATGTGCACGCGCTGCGTCCGCTTCACCCGGGAGGTGTCGGGCACGGCCGAACTGATGGTCACCAGCCGCGGTGCCAAGGAGGAAATCGACTCCTTTCCCGGCTTCCCGCTCGACAACAAACTCGCCGGTAACGTCGTCGACCTGTGCCCGGTGGGCGCCCTCGGCGACAAGGACTTCCTCTACCAGCAGCGTGTCTGGTTCCTGAAGCGCGAGGCCAACGTCTGCGGCGGCTGTGCCACCGGCTGCTCGATCGTCACCGAACACAACCAGGACACCGTCTACCGGCTCAAGCCGCGGGAGAATCCCCACGTCAACCGCTGGTGGATGTGCGACGACGGCCGCTACGGCTGGCACCACCTCCACGACCCGGCGCGGGTGGCCGAGGTGACGCGCCGTGCCCCCGGCGGCGAATCGGCCGTCGACTGGCCCGATGTCGTCTCCCGGCTGCGTGCCGATCTGGCCGCGGCCGGTGGCTTGGCCGTCGCGGTTTCGCCGATGCTGACGGTCGAAGAGGCCTGGATGCTCGCCGCGGTCGCCCGCGAGATCGACCCGGCTGCACTGCTCGCCCTCGGGCCGGTCCCCCACGGCGGTGCCGACGAGACCTACCCCGGCGGCTTCACGATCCGCGCCGAGAAGTGCCCGAACCGGCGCGGCGTCGAGGCGGTCCTGGCCCACTTCGGCCCGGGGATCTCGCGCTGGGACGACCTCCTCGACCACGTCCGCTCGGGGCGCGCGAAAGCCGTCTGGATCACGGCGGCCTATCCCGGGCCGTGGATCGACGCCGCCACGGCCGCGGCGTTCGCCGGGCTCGAGTGCCTGGTCGTCCAGGATCTGTTCGCATCGCCGCTGTCCGACCTCGACGGTGGCGGCGCGGTCCGCTGGCGCCTCCCCGCCGTCGGGTTCGCCGAGCGGGCCGGGACATGGGTCAACGCCGGCCACCGCGCGCAGTGCTTCGAGCAGGCGATTCGTCCTCCGGCCGGCGTCTGGCCCGAGGGGCGCTTGCTCTGGAACATGCTCGGGCGCCGTGGGTTGTACGATCCTGCCGTCATCCGCCGGGAGATCGCCGCGGCGGTCCCGGCACTGACGGTGCTCGGCGACGAGCTGCCCGCCACCGGCCTCGACCTGCGGATCTTCCAACTGGCCGCCACGGAGTCGGCGACCCACTCATGAACTCCCTGCTCCCCAATGCGACGACGATCGCGGCGCTGGTCAAGATCGGACTGCTCGTCGGCGGTCTGATGACGGCGGCGGCCTATCTCGTGCTCCTCGAGCGCTGGATCGCGGCCTGGGTCCAGGACCGCAAAGGGCCCAATCGGGTCGGCATCCCGCTGACCGACATCCGCCTGTTTGGGCTCGGTCAGCCGCTCGCCGACGGCTTGAAGATCATCCTCAAGGAGGATTTCACTCCCTCCCACGTCGACCGCGTCCTGTACCACGCGGCCCCGCTGTTGATCCTCGCGGCCTCGCTGGCGATCTTCGCGGCCATCCCCTTCGGCAGTGTCCTGCCCCCCTTGGGCCTCGCCGGGCTGCCCGATCCGGTGCCGTTCCTGGTGGCGCCCGGCCTCGACGTCGGCGTGCTGTGGGTCTTCGCGCTGTCGAGTATCGCCGTCTACGGTGTCCTTCTCGGCGGCTGGGCGAGCAACAACAAATACGGTTTTCTCGGCGGGCTCCGCTCGAGCGCCCAGTTGGTCGCCTACGAGATCCCGCTCGGAATGGGTTTGCTCGGGGTCGTACTGGCCGCCGGGTCGCTGCGACTCGACCGGATCATGGAGGCGCAGGCCGCGAGTGGCGTGTGGTACGCATTCGCCCAGCCGCTCGGGTTCGTCGTGTTCCTCGTCGCCAGCTTCGCCGAAGCGGCGCGGCTGCCGTTCGACCTGCCCGAAGCGGAGCAGGAGCTCGTCGGTGGCTACCACACCGAGTATTCGGGGATCCGGCTGCTGCTGTTCCTCGTCGCCGAGTTCCTCCACATGATCACGGCCGCGTTCCTGATCGTGATCATGTTCCTCGGCGGCTGGCACCTGTGGGGAGTGACCGGCGCCGGGACCGAAGTCACCTGGGCGGGGGCGCTGCTGCGGTTCGCCATTCTGTCGGCGAAGATCCTCGGCGTGATCGTGTTCTTCATGCTGGTCCGCTGGAGCTGGCCGCGGTTCCGCTTCGACCAGCTGATGAACCTCGCCTGGAAGGTGATGCTCCCGCTCGGCCTGGCCAACCTTGTCACGGTGGCGGCGGTCGAGGAGCTGCGGCCGTGGCTGGTGGGGCGGCTCGGCTCGTCGGCGGCCGGATGGCTGGCCGTCGGTCTCCCCTGGGCGACGTTCCTCGTCGGCTGGATCGTGGCCGGCGTGTTCACCCCCAGCGGCACCGACAACACGCCGATCCTCACCCACGGTCCGCTCGACGCCGAGCACGATCTCGACCACGACCCGCTGGACGACATGGCCGGCGGCCACCGCCTGGAGGCAAGCCCGAGATGAAGCCGACCGATCCGCAGATCGTGTGGTTGGAGGAGAAGCCGCTGGGGCTGGCGGAGCGACTCTACCTGCCGCTGTTCGTCCAGGGGCTGGCGACGACCGCCCGCCACATGGTCAGCCCGAAGGTCACCGTCAGTTTCCCCGACGAACGACCGACGGTGGGCAATCCGCTCATCTACCGCGGCGTGCACCGGCTCAACAAGGACGAGCAGGGACGCGTGCAGTGCGTCGCCTGCTTTCTCTGCGCCACCGCCTGCCCGGCCCACTGCATCGACATCGTCGCGGCGGAGAGCCCCTGGCCTGACCGGGAGAAGTATCCCGAGAGCTTCCAGATCGACGAACTGCGCTGCATCTTCTGCGGAATGTGCGAGGAGGCCTGTCCGGTCGACGCGATCGAGTTGACCAGCCTCCTCGACCTGACCGGGCGGAGCCGCGAGGAGATGATCTTCGACAAGGAAAAACTCCTCAGCGTCTACGACATCACCAAGGATGCCGAGCCGATGAAGTCGGCCGGCCAC encodes:
- a CDS encoding NADH-quinone oxidoreductase subunit I — encoded protein: MKPTDPQIVWLEEKPLGLAERLYLPLFVQGLATTARHMVSPKVTVSFPDERPTVGNPLIYRGVHRLNKDEQGRVQCVACFLCATACPAHCIDIVAAESPWPDREKYPESFQIDELRCIFCGMCEEACPVDAIELTSLLDLTGRSREEMIFDKEKLLSVYDITKDAEPMKSAGHATASAPGGHTP
- a CDS encoding 2Fe-2S iron-sulfur cluster binding domain-containing protein, producing MPTVIVDGREIEIGAHERLNCIEAARRAGTEIPHYCWHPGLSVVASCRMCLVETGSRDAATGKITMVPKLVPGCQTPAKDGTVIVTDSPLVRESRARVEEALLIDHPIDCPICDKAGECLLQDYHFQHGQPQRRADLQPFHSRRRDVGPTVTLFVDRCIMCTRCVRFTREVSGTAELMVTSRGAKEEIDSFPGFPLDNKLAGNVVDLCPVGALGDKDFLYQQRVWFLKREANVCGGCATGCSIVTEHNQDTVYRLKPRENPHVNRWWMCDDGRYGWHHLHDPARVAEVTRRAPGGESAVDWPDVVSRLRADLAAAGGLAVAVSPMLTVEEAWMLAAVAREIDPAALLALGPVPHGGADETYPGGFTIRAEKCPNRRGVEAVLAHFGPGISRWDDLLDHVRSGRAKAVWITAAYPGPWIDAATAAAFAGLECLVVQDLFASPLSDLDGGGAVRWRLPAVGFAERAGTWVNAGHRAQCFEQAIRPPAGVWPEGRLLWNMLGRRGLYDPAVIRREIAAAVPALTVLGDELPATGLDLRIFQLAATESATHS
- the nuoH gene encoding NADH-quinone oxidoreductase subunit NuoH, with the translated sequence MNSLLPNATTIAALVKIGLLVGGLMTAAAYLVLLERWIAAWVQDRKGPNRVGIPLTDIRLFGLGQPLADGLKIILKEDFTPSHVDRVLYHAAPLLILAASLAIFAAIPFGSVLPPLGLAGLPDPVPFLVAPGLDVGVLWVFALSSIAVYGVLLGGWASNNKYGFLGGLRSSAQLVAYEIPLGMGLLGVVLAAGSLRLDRIMEAQAASGVWYAFAQPLGFVVFLVASFAEAARLPFDLPEAEQELVGGYHTEYSGIRLLLFLVAEFLHMITAAFLIVIMFLGGWHLWGVTGAGTEVTWAGALLRFAILSAKILGVIVFFMLVRWSWPRFRFDQLMNLAWKVMLPLGLANLVTVAAVEELRPWLVGRLGSSAAGWLAVGLPWATFLVGWIVAGVFTPSGTDNTPILTHGPLDAEHDLDHDPLDDMAGGHRLEASPR